A single genomic interval of Vulpes vulpes isolate BD-2025 chromosome 3, VulVul3, whole genome shotgun sequence harbors:
- the LOC140598093 gene encoding olfactory receptor 2C1, which produces MPEANDSFLEGFILMGISDHPQLEIIFFMVILFSYLLTLLGNATIILLSWLDARLHTPMYFFLSNLSTLDLAFTTSSVPQMLINLWGPDKTISYGGCVTQLYVFLWLGATECILLVVMAFDRYVAVCRPLHYTTIMNPRLCWLLAAIAWLGGLSNSVIQSTFTLQLPLCGHRRVDNFLCEVPAMIKLACGDTSLNEVVLNGVCTFFTAVPLSVILISYCYIAQAVLKIHSVEGQRKAFNTCLSHLVVVLLFYGSAIYGYLLPAKTSNQDQGKFISLFYSVVTPTVNPLIYTLRNREVKGALRRLLGKGRSLG; this is translated from the coding sequence ATGCCAGAGGCCAACGACAGCTTCCTGGAGGGCTTCATTCTGATGGGTATATCTGACCATCCCCAGCTGGAGATAATCTTTTTCATGGTCATTCTCTTCTCTTACTTACTGACTCTGCTTGGGAACGCAACCATTATCCTGCTTTCCTGGCTGGATGCCCGGCTCCATactcccatgtacttcttcctcagcaACCTCTCCACCCTGGACCTTGCTTTTACTACTAGCTCAGTCCCCCAAATGCTGATCAACTTATGGGGACCAGATAAGACCATAAGCTATGGTGGCTGTGTGACCCAGCTCTATGTTTTCCTCTGGCTAGGGGCCACTGAGTGTATCCTGCTTGTGGTGATGGCGTTTGACCGCTATGTGGCAGTTTGCCGGCCCCTGCACTACACCACCATCATGAACCCTCGGctctgctggctgctggctgccaTTGCATGGCTGGGTGGCTTGAGCAACTCTGTGATCCAGTCAACGTTCACTCTGCAGCTCCCCTTATGTGGGCACCGGAGGGTGGACAACTTCCTGTGTGAGGTACCTGCCATGATCAAACTGGCCTGTGGAGACACGAGTCTCAATGAGGTTGTGCTCAATGGTGTCTGCACCTTCTTCACTGCTGTCCCACTAAGTGTCATCCTGATCTCCTACTGCTACATAGCTCAGGCAGTGCTGAAGATCCACTCAGTCGAAGGACAGAGAAAGGCCTTTAATACGTGCCTCTCACATCTGGTGGTGGTGTTGCTCTTCTATGGCTCAGCTATCTATGGGTATCTCCTTCCAGCTAAGACCAGCAACCAGGACCAGGGAAAATTCATTTCCCTCTTCTACTCTGTGGTCACACCAACGGTGAACCCTCTCATCTACACTCTGAGAAATAGGGAGGTAAAGGGAGCACTAAGGAGGCTGCTGGGAAAGGGAAGATCACTTGGCTGA